The proteins below come from a single Tenuifilum thalassicum genomic window:
- a CDS encoding response regulator: MIKKILLVDDSALSRRLMKKALRQIANLQIIEVSDSLVVLETFLHESPDLILLDLTMEGINGLELLAKIKELNPNQKVIIASADIQKATIEEAMQKGAFGYITKPFNEAEIIQKVESALK, translated from the coding sequence ATGATTAAAAAAATTTTACTTGTTGACGATTCTGCACTCTCAAGGAGACTCATGAAAAAGGCACTCCGGCAAATTGCTAATTTACAAATCATTGAGGTTAGCGACTCGTTAGTTGTCCTTGAGACATTTTTGCATGAATCACCCGATCTTATTCTACTAGACCTTACCATGGAAGGGATAAACGGTTTGGAGTTGCTAGCTAAAATTAAAGAGCTAAATCCAAACCAAAAGGTAATAATAGCATCAGCCGATATTCAAAAAGCCACAATTGAAGAGGCTATGCAAAAAGGGGCATTTGGATATATTACCAAACCCTTCAATGAAGCAGAAATTATACAAAAGGTTGAATCGGCACTTAAATGA
- a CDS encoding CheR family methyltransferase, translated as MRFYRETLGITDKSFTLLRDLIHEKTGIFYNNSAQEILIDKLSPRVLELGLNSFLDYYYFLKYDDNDGSELKVLFNIVTVNETYFFREVDQLKAFTEVILPNQASKHSEEKFTIWSAACSTGEEPLSIAMLLNENDWFSKLKIEIIGSDASNSALSHAINGVYKERAFRNCPDQLREKYFTFKNGIWQIDKEIHQKVRFTNVNLTNINEYKPFAKSRYIFCRNVFIYFSDEKVRQIINNFYELMPSDSYLFLGVSESLLKHKPPFRFVEVGNSFAYYKE; from the coding sequence ATGCGCTTTTATAGAGAAACATTAGGCATAACAGACAAATCATTTACCCTGCTTCGTGATTTAATTCACGAAAAAACCGGTATTTTCTATAATAACTCTGCACAGGAGATACTAATTGATAAATTATCGCCCAGAGTATTGGAACTAGGGCTAAACTCATTTTTAGATTACTACTACTTCTTAAAGTACGACGATAATGATGGGTCGGAGCTAAAGGTTTTATTTAATATCGTTACCGTAAACGAAACCTATTTTTTCAGAGAGGTTGATCAGCTTAAAGCATTTACCGAAGTGATTCTCCCCAACCAAGCATCAAAACATTCGGAAGAAAAATTTACCATCTGGAGCGCAGCGTGCTCAACTGGCGAAGAACCACTTTCGATAGCTATGCTTCTTAATGAGAATGATTGGTTTAGTAAGCTTAAAATCGAAATTATCGGTTCCGATGCCAGTAATTCAGCGCTTAGCCATGCCATAAATGGCGTTTATAAAGAGCGCGCCTTTCGGAATTGCCCTGATCAACTTAGGGAAAAGTATTTCACTTTTAAGAATGGAATATGGCAAATAGATAAAGAGATACACCAAAAGGTAAGATTTACCAATGTTAACCTAACTAACATAAATGAGTATAAACCCTTTGCCAAATCGCGCTACATATTTTGTAGAAATGTTTTCATTTACTTTTCCGACGAAAAAGTAAGGCAAATTATCAATAATTTTTACGAACTTATGCCATCGGACAGCTACCTGTTTTTAGGGGTTTCGGAATCGCTTTTAAAGCATAAACCCCCTTTCAGGTTTGTTGAAGTGGGCAATAGTTTTGCTTATTATAAGGAGTAA
- a CDS encoding chemotaxis protein CheA, producing MVDDLREFEADFYAECDELIGNIKRELANGETLSKASINNLLRFYHTLKGISAMMSFHLVENVSHSAESYLKFLYENQLNVSKKGYNLLFEAVKIIEENLEAKGNVSEDLNKRLEDIISNLKNELEHISPKKVDTKDSPEVSTSTSNSEFKTYTVSFVSTPEAREKNITVNSVREILFKLGQIISASPTITPDKQVKFVFELNTHETAEKLKEILPEGVDVDTPTSVKTTVLEEKEEGKQQSKAAKLGAGVIRVELDKIEELISQLGDLVISRSQLDEITKEFEKQYDSTLTVKLVEVNQKMERQLRIFRENIMRIRMIPISSVFDRMQFVAQDAAQTLGKTIKLVKEDNNAEIDKMLVERITDPLLHLVRNAVGHGIESPAERKKAGKSETGTITLRAFNANDKIYIHITDDGAGIDTDKLIEKAKVKGIISKTEQETKQTLLKIMFTPGFSSREKADKIGGRGVGMDIVKKTLDELGGTIDFESQKGLGTTFILTLPLTLSIMDAILVKSNEQVYAIPQSKAVEVIMIDPTDIKKHGKTLLIPYHDTAIRLFTLAALLKGDKNHAIPKKGVAIVIQNQNDLVAIGVDKIIGVKEIVVRALTDDLVKLPGIKGAAELGNGIPILIISIDELLN from the coding sequence ATGGTGGATGACCTAAGAGAATTTGAAGCCGATTTTTACGCTGAATGCGACGAGCTTATCGGCAACATTAAAAGAGAACTCGCAAATGGCGAAACCCTTTCTAAGGCAAGCATCAACAATTTGCTTCGATTCTATCATACCCTTAAGGGGATTTCTGCCATGATGAGTTTTCATTTGGTTGAAAATGTGAGTCATTCTGCCGAAAGTTACCTTAAGTTTCTTTACGAAAATCAGCTAAATGTTAGTAAAAAGGGATATAATCTGTTATTTGAGGCAGTAAAAATTATTGAAGAAAATCTAGAAGCAAAAGGAAATGTTTCAGAAGATCTTAATAAAAGACTAGAAGATATAATAAGCAATCTGAAAAATGAGCTAGAGCACATCTCCCCAAAAAAGGTTGACACTAAAGATAGTCCAGAAGTTTCTACATCAACATCAAATAGTGAGTTTAAGACATATACGGTATCATTTGTTTCAACTCCCGAAGCACGTGAAAAAAATATTACTGTAAATTCAGTAAGAGAGATATTATTTAAACTTGGTCAGATTATTAGTGCAAGCCCAACTATAACTCCCGATAAGCAGGTAAAGTTCGTTTTTGAGCTAAACACCCATGAGACTGCCGAGAAACTTAAAGAAATTCTACCTGAGGGAGTGGATGTTGATACTCCCACCTCAGTAAAGACAACGGTATTAGAAGAAAAAGAGGAAGGGAAGCAGCAATCAAAAGCAGCTAAACTTGGAGCAGGTGTAATACGTGTTGAACTTGATAAAATAGAGGAGCTAATCTCGCAGCTAGGCGATTTGGTTATAAGCAGGTCGCAGCTTGATGAAATAACTAAAGAGTTCGAGAAGCAATATGATAGCACTCTTACTGTAAAGCTGGTTGAGGTGAACCAGAAAATGGAGCGGCAGCTCCGGATTTTTAGGGAAAATATCATGCGAATACGGATGATTCCCATATCATCGGTATTTGATCGCATGCAATTTGTTGCTCAGGATGCTGCTCAAACACTAGGGAAAACCATAAAATTGGTTAAAGAGGATAACAATGCAGAAATTGATAAAATGCTAGTTGAAAGGATTACCGACCCCCTACTCCATCTTGTACGAAATGCTGTAGGTCATGGAATTGAAAGCCCAGCAGAGCGTAAAAAGGCAGGCAAATCGGAAACCGGAACAATTACGCTTAGAGCATTCAATGCCAATGATAAGATTTACATTCACATAACCGATGATGGTGCCGGTATTGATACAGATAAACTAATTGAAAAGGCAAAAGTTAAGGGTATAATCAGCAAAACAGAACAGGAAACCAAGCAAACCCTACTCAAAATCATGTTTACCCCAGGTTTTTCGAGTCGTGAAAAGGCCGATAAAATTGGAGGGCGTGGAGTTGGAATGGACATTGTAAAGAAGACACTTGACGAGCTAGGAGGCACAATTGATTTTGAAAGTCAAAAGGGATTAGGCACAACCTTTATTCTAACGTTACCACTTACCCTTTCCATTATGGATGCCATACTTGTTAAAAGTAACGAACAGGTGTATGCTATTCCACAAAGCAAAGCGGTTGAGGTAATAATGATCGACCCCACAGATATTAAAAAACATGGCAAAACGTTGCTTATACCCTATCACGACACTGCTATCAGGTTATTCACACTTGCGGCACTGCTAAAAGGCGATAAAAATCATGCCATACCTAAAAAGGGTGTGGCTATTGTTATTCAGAACCAAAACGATTTGGTTGCTATTGGTGTTGATAAAATAATTGGTGTCAAGGAAATAGTTGTTAGGGCATTAACCGACGATTTAGTTAAACTTCCCGGCATTAAAGGTGCTGCTGAGCTTGGTAATGGTATTCCTATACTTATCATCTCAATTGATGAGCTATTAAACTAG
- a CDS encoding chemotaxis protein CheC: protein MLTPEQYDSLTELVNIGFSRAANSLSELTGDRIILNVPKVKLTTVSQMEEHLSPKYPGEVSTVHQIFKGEISGDAVLVLDSKSGLKLCDLVAQYEIGHYTEYTTEAIEVLTETGNIIMNSCLGIFGNMLNVHFTFSIPHMSVTSLKAMIQSLISGKNKNDYALLITMSFIMRDSHITGYIIMLMSISSFELLISSLSKLEEN, encoded by the coding sequence ATGCTTACTCCAGAACAATACGACTCACTTACCGAACTGGTGAATATTGGTTTTTCACGAGCTGCAAACTCGCTTTCGGAGCTTACTGGCGACCGTATTATCCTTAACGTTCCCAAAGTTAAGCTAACTACTGTTTCCCAAATGGAGGAGCATCTATCGCCTAAGTATCCCGGGGAGGTAAGCACAGTTCACCAAATTTTCAAAGGAGAGATATCTGGCGATGCCGTTTTGGTACTCGATAGTAAAAGCGGGCTTAAACTCTGCGACTTGGTTGCCCAATATGAGATTGGACACTACACCGAATATACCACAGAGGCAATTGAGGTGCTTACCGAAACAGGAAACATTATCATGAACTCCTGTTTGGGTATTTTTGGAAACATGCTTAACGTACACTTCACCTTTAGCATTCCGCACATGTCTGTTACTTCACTAAAAGCGATGATTCAAAGCTTAATTTCCGGTAAAAACAAAAATGATTATGCCCTCCTTATAACCATGAGCTTTATTATGCGCGATTCGCATATTACGGGTTATATTATCATGTTAATGAGTATTAGCTCTTTTGAACTTTTAATCTCCTCGTTATCGAAGTTGGAAGAAAATTAG
- a CDS encoding HEAT repeat domain-containing protein has translation MTNQRQHTIAVLSTNIDGIILSWNNGMELATGIKASHAINKNIFHLSKTFETADIGVRLKNVLSHGTTEYLSSRFHPSLNLFFKNLTGCHITVTPLRQSDNSIIGMLIIAESNSENSKVKNGSAKTNETEAKPIDLSVLIHELVNNHRNPTILSSIIEAFKRNDRDFINIAQELTKSTDHEVRMYTAQILGTLSTPKASKILVKLLEDENPNVQYHAIEALGKSKDIKVIPKLERLALAGDFFLASAAIDALINIDAGLSTYNKLRKLYDQPEFTFAGIEMAGRILHPTPFKDLCNWLNSSDFVFQAASTISKWIKEYGLEQFADSIYHQMLNDSINDKGIDNLTNLLDTDDDKLLKQVITLIVFIKNTIIQKKLVNLLGNQNIQEEIVETTVASGCNCIELLKEKLKETNNKEIQKVIAILLGRIGNESVLPELCDLLGKDDELTLISAGAMAKIGSKNAYPFLMKFIGTPSPIVRRAIISALNSISHPDMPNDLKNYILSPDPYTQESAIRIAGYFGYPQYKKSIVDAVNSPMTNVAIAAVEVLPFFDGIDDIKNLFLKSIERNDVRIKIAVAKSIAFLDSNDAQELISELLGDKDPWVRNYTIRSIIGLRILSFKDELKSIAKNSNEVVFVRLAAILALGELNLVSPKFFVPFTHDSNLDIAQTAIHALSLNESAEAQKILIGLLNGNHKAEIRLEAASALANYDTHESSKTLFEHVQDLDRNVAIKCVQSLGLHNNRYAYGYLLELCFDIRVGENARKILINKRQHYLEELLYFLDKGFEHKMLLLSMMHQIDLPGKEEILFQLKSDKNARVRQGAKTLLDSLMLNI, from the coding sequence ATGACAAACCAACGCCAACATACCATTGCGGTACTCTCGACCAACATCGATGGGATTATACTATCGTGGAACAATGGGATGGAATTGGCAACGGGAATAAAGGCTAGCCATGCAATTAACAAAAACATTTTCCATCTCAGCAAAACATTTGAAACAGCCGATATAGGAGTTAGGCTAAAAAATGTTTTAAGTCATGGCACCACCGAATACCTTTCATCAAGATTTCATCCCTCGTTAAACCTTTTCTTCAAAAATCTGACTGGTTGTCATATAACCGTAACGCCACTCAGACAAAGCGATAATAGTATAATAGGTATGCTCATAATCGCCGAGAGTAATAGTGAAAACAGTAAAGTGAAAAATGGCAGTGCTAAAACCAATGAAACAGAAGCAAAACCTATTGATTTATCGGTGTTAATTCATGAGCTAGTTAATAATCATCGCAATCCTACAATACTTTCATCAATTATAGAAGCCTTTAAGAGGAATGATCGGGATTTCATAAACATAGCTCAAGAGCTAACCAAATCAACTGACCATGAGGTGCGAATGTATACTGCACAGATTTTAGGGACACTATCAACCCCTAAAGCATCAAAAATACTTGTAAAACTTCTAGAGGATGAGAACCCTAACGTTCAGTATCATGCCATTGAAGCTCTGGGTAAGTCAAAGGACATAAAAGTTATTCCCAAACTTGAAAGGCTTGCTCTAGCTGGCGATTTCTTTTTGGCATCGGCAGCAATTGATGCTCTCATTAATATCGATGCCGGCCTGAGTACCTATAACAAGCTTCGAAAACTCTATGATCAACCCGAATTTACTTTTGCGGGAATTGAGATGGCCGGAAGGATACTTCACCCTACCCCCTTTAAAGATTTGTGCAACTGGTTAAATAGCTCCGATTTTGTTTTTCAAGCAGCCAGTACAATTTCAAAGTGGATAAAAGAATACGGGTTAGAGCAATTTGCCGATTCTATATATCACCAGATGCTCAACGATAGTATTAATGACAAAGGAATAGACAACTTAACCAACCTTTTAGATACCGATGACGATAAGCTGCTTAAACAGGTTATAACATTAATCGTGTTCATTAAAAATACTATAATCCAAAAGAAACTAGTTAACCTATTAGGCAATCAAAATATTCAGGAAGAAATTGTTGAAACAACAGTTGCTTCGGGTTGTAATTGCATTGAATTGCTTAAGGAAAAGTTAAAAGAAACTAACAATAAGGAAATCCAAAAAGTTATTGCAATTCTGTTAGGGCGAATAGGCAACGAGAGCGTTTTACCTGAACTTTGTGATTTATTGGGCAAAGACGATGAGTTAACCCTGATTAGTGCCGGTGCGATGGCTAAAATAGGGAGCAAGAATGCCTACCCATTTCTGATGAAATTCATAGGTACACCTAGCCCTATAGTAAGAAGAGCAATAATCTCTGCCCTTAACTCAATTTCGCATCCCGATATGCCTAACGATTTAAAAAACTATATTCTATCGCCCGATCCATACACCCAGGAATCGGCTATAAGAATTGCCGGATACTTTGGCTACCCACAATATAAAAAGAGCATTGTTGATGCCGTAAATTCTCCCATGACCAATGTTGCCATTGCGGCAGTAGAAGTCCTCCCATTTTTTGATGGAATAGATGATATTAAAAACCTTTTCCTGAAATCGATTGAGCGAAATGATGTCAGAATTAAAATAGCTGTTGCTAAATCAATTGCATTTTTGGATTCAAATGATGCCCAGGAACTTATATCTGAATTATTAGGCGATAAAGACCCATGGGTTCGTAACTATACCATTAGGTCAATAATAGGTTTACGTATTTTATCATTCAAGGACGAATTGAAATCAATTGCAAAAAACTCCAACGAAGTTGTTTTTGTTCGTCTTGCTGCAATCCTTGCTCTTGGAGAGCTAAATCTGGTTTCACCAAAATTTTTCGTGCCATTCACCCACGACTCAAACCTTGATATTGCCCAAACGGCCATTCATGCCCTAAGTTTAAACGAGTCAGCTGAAGCACAAAAGATTCTAATTGGCCTTTTAAATGGAAATCACAAAGCTGAGATAAGGCTTGAGGCTGCTTCGGCCTTGGCCAACTATGATACCCATGAATCATCAAAAACGCTCTTTGAACATGTTCAAGATTTAGATCGTAACGTTGCAATTAAATGTGTACAGTCGCTTGGACTCCATAATAACCGATATGCATACGGTTACCTACTAGAGTTGTGTTTTGATATTCGTGTAGGCGAAAACGCGCGTAAAATCCTGATTAACAAACGGCAACACTACCTCGAAGAACTACTTTACTTCCTTGATAAAGGGTTTGAGCATAAAATGCTATTGTTAAGCATGATGCATCAGATTGATTTACCCGGGAAAGAGGAAATCCTATTCCAACTAAAGAGCGATAAAAACGCCAGAGTAAGGCAAGGCGCCAAAACATTACTCGATAGCTTAATGTTAAATATTTAA
- a CDS encoding response regulator: protein MPLILVTDDSPTIRKMVMASLRAIPNATFIEASNGLESIEAITLQKPDAVVLDINMPDMNGVEVLEFIRQHPACSKTPVLILTTRNDDEIKERVITLGAAGFISKPFQPAVLVSALKKLLNM from the coding sequence ATGCCTTTAATTCTTGTTACAGACGATTCCCCCACCATTAGAAAAATGGTAATGGCATCGCTGAGGGCTATTCCCAATGCAACCTTTATTGAGGCAAGTAATGGTCTTGAATCAATTGAAGCCATTACCCTTCAAAAACCCGATGCGGTTGTGCTTGATATAAATATGCCCGATATGAATGGTGTGGAGGTGCTGGAGTTTATAAGGCAGCACCCGGCATGCAGTAAAACTCCCGTATTAATTCTAACCACACGGAACGACGATGAAATTAAAGAAAGAGTTATCACTTTAGGTGCAGCCGGTTTCATTTCAAAACCTTTCCAACCTGCAGTACTTGTTAGCGCTCTTAAGAAATTACTTAACATGTAG
- a CDS encoding methyl-accepting chemotaxis protein, translating to MALFTSKVFKFNKVDLKSIRLNIDELSKLSNQIESVGNDIKKGVTRQSEALESLLSGQNQTAAGLRETADQTLSIAASTEQTSSNLNEISASVEELSSTGKSLNQSIDEIATSMEETSKSTHNVSQLAIEMAASAEQVVASMNELSTSFEAVNSETNTLTESVNNAASSIEEMNRSIEQLNENAADLATASEETTSSINELAASIEEVSATMESLNSNVDKTATANEQMTRNMETMAKSAEAITLSTEEANVSLTELERSFQSVTSLANQATEVSQNSAQQARKGIELVSKSINGFSKVKDTLQVSAGIIQELNKKTTDIGSIIETINLISERTNLLSLNASIEAARAGEAGRGFAVVAEEIRNLAERTAKATTEIAEIIRSLQTTTQEATQSSAEGLRVVEEITRDVEESREGLNSIMEGVSKTENIVSQVAKATEEQQAALGNVLEHMKSVSVQAKQVSKAIAEQSEASKDIAKAMSSIRQGSEQIKQTLNEQNKSAREIIKASHVTTQQAVNLRKATQEQATAMNVITENVNTTRKITLNTKKAIEEQAFAGQQISKENSRLLETIKSVTKSMNEQSAAAQQITVSVNRIRKHSEELAIGLNEQTKAIRELTTANQNISKQIALIARSNKEHSQISDNALKQLGDVSHITRQNNESTKTLESKLNQFVEKISIISDIINKTML from the coding sequence ATGGCACTTTTTACCTCCAAAGTATTTAAGTTCAACAAGGTTGACCTTAAATCGATACGGTTAAATATCGATGAACTTTCAAAGCTGTCGAATCAAATTGAATCGGTTGGTAACGATATTAAAAAAGGCGTTACTCGCCAGTCTGAAGCATTGGAATCATTACTTAGCGGCCAGAATCAAACAGCTGCTGGTCTTCGTGAAACTGCAGACCAAACGCTTTCCATTGCCGCTTCTACCGAGCAGACCTCAAGCAATCTAAATGAGATTAGCGCTTCGGTTGAAGAGCTGAGCAGCACAGGTAAGTCGCTTAACCAATCGATAGATGAGATTGCAACTTCAATGGAAGAAACAAGCAAAAGCACTCATAATGTTTCACAGCTTGCCATTGAGATGGCTGCATCTGCCGAACAGGTGGTTGCATCAATGAACGAGCTTTCAACCTCTTTTGAAGCTGTCAATAGCGAGACCAACACGCTAACGGAAAGTGTTAATAATGCGGCCTCCTCCATTGAGGAGATGAACAGGTCCATTGAGCAGCTAAATGAGAATGCTGCAGATTTAGCCACAGCCTCGGAGGAGACTACCTCCTCTATCAATGAGCTGGCAGCGTCCATTGAGGAGGTTTCGGCCACTATGGAATCTTTAAACTCCAATGTTGATAAAACAGCTACAGCCAACGAGCAGATGACTCGAAACATGGAAACTATGGCCAAGAGTGCCGAGGCCATAACACTTTCAACTGAAGAAGCAAATGTAAGCCTTACGGAACTTGAACGTTCATTCCAATCGGTAACATCTTTGGCAAACCAAGCAACTGAGGTATCCCAAAACTCAGCCCAACAAGCCCGCAAGGGTATTGAGCTGGTTAGTAAATCAATAAATGGATTCTCAAAGGTAAAGGACACTTTACAGGTTTCGGCCGGAATTATACAGGAGCTTAATAAAAAAACTACCGATATAGGAAGTATAATTGAAACCATCAATTTAATATCGGAACGAACAAACCTGTTATCGTTAAACGCCTCGATTGAGGCGGCAAGAGCTGGTGAAGCAGGGCGCGGATTTGCCGTAGTAGCTGAGGAGATACGCAATCTGGCGGAGCGTACAGCAAAAGCCACAACCGAAATTGCTGAAATTATTCGCTCTTTGCAAACCACAACTCAGGAAGCAACGCAATCGTCTGCCGAAGGGCTAAGGGTTGTCGAGGAAATCACCCGAGACGTTGAGGAAAGTCGTGAAGGACTTAATAGCATAATGGAAGGAGTATCAAAAACCGAAAACATAGTTTCACAGGTTGCTAAAGCTACCGAAGAACAGCAAGCCGCCCTGGGAAATGTATTGGAGCATATGAAATCGGTATCGGTACAAGCCAAGCAGGTTAGCAAAGCCATAGCCGAACAAAGCGAGGCATCGAAAGATATTGCCAAGGCTATGAGTAGCATTAGACAAGGCTCCGAGCAAATAAAACAAACACTAAACGAGCAGAATAAAAGTGCCCGCGAAATTATTAAGGCTTCACATGTTACAACCCAACAAGCTGTCAACCTACGTAAAGCGACCCAAGAACAAGCTACCGCAATGAATGTTATCACCGAAAACGTTAATACTACCCGAAAAATAACCTTGAATACAAAAAAAGCAATTGAAGAACAAGCATTTGCCGGACAGCAGATTTCAAAAGAAAACAGCAGGTTACTTGAAACCATAAAATCGGTTACCAAATCGATGAACGAGCAATCTGCTGCTGCTCAACAAATAACAGTTTCGGTTAACAGAATCCGTAAGCATTCCGAAGAACTTGCTATCGGTCTGAACGAGCAAACAAAGGCAATTAGAGAGCTTACCACGGCAAACCAGAACATTAGCAAGCAAATCGCTTTAATAGCGCGCTCTAATAAAGAGCACAGCCAAATATCAGACAATGCGCTTAAACAGCTTGGTGATGTATCGCATATTACTCGTCAAAACAACGAGAGCACAAAAACTCTTGAAAGTAAACTAAATCAGTTTGTTGAAAAAATTAGTATAATTTCTGATATCATCAATAAGACCATGCTATGA
- a CDS encoding protein-glutamate methylesterase/protein-glutamine glutaminase yields the protein MTSEKLIRVLVVDDSAYIRKVMKQMLERSPFIEVVGTAINGVEALEKVKELDPDVITLDLIMPVMNGVEFLKNLMPTNPKPVLIASIASENGRMTMDAIEAGALEYIQKPTALATEKIYEITNELIEKVKILAQTRIPKPETAVAEIHNRRLKSNNRFEIVVIGVSTGGPQALRKIIPLLPTDFPLPICIVQHMPEGYTAIFSNRLNEQSKVKVVEATEGMTVEPGKVIIAKAGKHLAITPLQNGKKIAKLMAGNASNLYCPAVDVLFRSAAEVYGEKVLGLVLTGMGNDGKEGAAWIKAKGGIVLTEAESTCVVYGMPRSVDEAMLSDERIPLEEIAKRIVELTCTVL from the coding sequence ATGACCAGTGAAAAGCTAATTAGAGTTTTGGTTGTTGACGACTCGGCATACATTCGCAAGGTGATGAAGCAGATGCTTGAGCGTAGCCCATTTATTGAGGTTGTAGGAACTGCCATTAATGGTGTCGAAGCATTGGAGAAGGTTAAGGAACTTGATCCCGATGTAATTACACTCGATCTTATCATGCCGGTTATGAACGGTGTGGAGTTTCTAAAAAATCTTATGCCCACCAATCCCAAGCCAGTGCTAATTGCAAGTATAGCTAGCGAGAATGGGAGAATGACAATGGATGCCATAGAGGCAGGAGCTTTAGAGTATATACAGAAACCAACAGCACTTGCCACGGAAAAAATTTATGAAATAACAAATGAGCTAATTGAAAAAGTAAAGATACTTGCACAAACCAGAATTCCCAAACCTGAAACTGCAGTAGCTGAAATTCACAATAGGAGGCTAAAATCAAATAATAGGTTTGAGATTGTTGTAATTGGAGTATCAACTGGGGGACCACAGGCATTAAGAAAAATCATTCCTTTACTACCAACCGATTTTCCTCTTCCAATATGTATAGTGCAGCATATGCCTGAGGGTTATACTGCCATCTTTAGTAACCGATTAAATGAGCAATCCAAAGTTAAAGTAGTGGAAGCCACTGAGGGAATGACGGTTGAACCCGGTAAAGTAATCATTGCTAAAGCAGGAAAACATTTAGCTATAACCCCCTTGCAAAATGGAAAAAAAATAGCTAAATTGATGGCAGGTAATGCATCGAACCTGTACTGCCCGGCAGTAGATGTATTATTTCGGTCTGCCGCTGAGGTTTATGGCGAAAAGGTCCTTGGCTTGGTTTTAACCGGAATGGGAAACGATGGTAAAGAGGGAGCTGCATGGATAAAAGCAAAGGGCGGGATTGTTCTAACCGAGGCTGAGAGCACGTGTGTGGTTTACGGTATGCCGCGCTCAGTGGATGAGGCAATGCTTTCCGACGAGCGCATTCCTCTTGAAGAAATTGCTAAACGGATTGTAGAGCTAACCTGTACAGTATTGTAA
- a CDS encoding chemotaxis protein CheW has protein sequence MGSYIIFQLDETDYGIPISQIKQLDVMGKVTPVPNAPQYVEGIVLTRGEVIPAINIRKKYGLPNKDFNLKTRLIHIYSNERSFGLIVDSAREFINIDDDQILPPPKKGNTPFTNEITGVVKHGERIILILNPLELAVDENKPITESEKSPKPEI, from the coding sequence ATGGGATCATACATAATATTTCAGCTGGATGAAACTGACTATGGAATTCCAATTAGTCAAATAAAACAGCTCGATGTAATGGGTAAGGTTACACCTGTCCCCAACGCTCCACAATACGTTGAGGGGATTGTTTTGACGCGTGGCGAGGTAATACCTGCCATTAATATTCGCAAGAAATATGGTCTCCCGAATAAAGACTTCAACCTAAAAACCAGGCTTATTCACATTTACAGCAATGAACGTAGTTTTGGTCTGATAGTTGACTCTGCCAGGGAGTTCATAAACATCGATGATGATCAAATACTACCCCCTCCCAAAAAGGGTAACACTCCTTTTACCAACGAAATTACCGGAGTTGTTAAACACGGCGAACGAATCATATTAATTCTCAATCCGCTCGAACTAGCAGTTGATGAGAATAAACCAATTACCGAAAGTGAAAAAAGTCCAAAACCCGAAATCTAA
- a CDS encoding response regulator yields MEHAEILRRVAVVEDNPFDAELIKRNLERSIQPIHITYFPNGLSILKFADEFRVSHPRRNSPFQAVFLDLKMPQVDGFEVLKTLRNNQQFKYTPIVVLTSSNETDDIIRSYSLGANSFVVKPLEPHIFKETIKILGNYWIDINKIETY; encoded by the coding sequence ATGGAACATGCCGAAATCCTTAGAAGGGTAGCAGTTGTTGAGGATAATCCGTTTGATGCTGAGCTTATCAAAAGGAACCTGGAACGCTCAATTCAACCAATACACATTACCTATTTCCCCAATGGCTTAAGCATTCTCAAATTTGCCGATGAGTTCAGGGTAAGTCATCCCCGCAGGAACAGCCCCTTTCAAGCTGTTTTCCTTGACCTGAAAATGCCACAGGTTGATGGTTTTGAGGTGCTCAAGACCCTGAGGAATAATCAGCAGTTTAAATATACTCCTATTGTGGTATTAACATCATCAAACGAAACCGATGATATTATCCGTAGCTACTCCCTTGGCGCTAACAGCTTTGTTGTCAAGCCCCTTGAACCACACATATTTAAAGAAACCATAAAGATATTAGGTAACTACTGGATTGATATCAATAAAATTGAAACCTATTAG